A portion of the Chromobacterium sp. IIBBL 290-4 genome contains these proteins:
- a CDS encoding antitoxin Xre/MbcA/ParS toxin-binding domain-containing protein: protein MAMRQAHRVSDPPVRESSHPETGSYLLEKPSITHFLRLYRLSPMERIDLILRGVPAAEAKEVAKRMDVAQDAMFKVLRLPISTVNKRAARNQELTIEESERLVGMASLIGQVESMMAESGEAEDFDAAKWLGQWMETPNPALGQRRPAEFLCTAEGFRLVSDVLAAMQSGAYL from the coding sequence ATGGCGATGCGTCAAGCACATAGGGTTTCTGATCCGCCTGTCAGGGAGTCCAGTCATCCGGAAACAGGCAGTTATTTGCTGGAAAAACCCTCGATTACCCATTTTCTGCGGCTCTATCGGTTGTCGCCTATGGAGCGCATCGATCTGATCCTGCGCGGCGTGCCGGCAGCGGAGGCGAAGGAAGTGGCCAAGCGTATGGATGTGGCGCAGGACGCCATGTTCAAAGTGCTGCGGCTGCCCATCTCTACCGTCAACAAGCGCGCGGCGCGCAATCAGGAGCTCACCATAGAGGAGAGCGAGCGGCTGGTGGGCATGGCATCGTTGATCGGGCAGGTGGAAAGCATGATGGCGGAATCCGGCGAGGCCGAGGATTTCGACGCGGCCAAATGGCTGGGGCAATGGATGGAAACGCCGAATCCTGCCTTGGGTCAGCGCCGGCCGGCGGAATTCCTGTGCACGGCTGAGGGCTTCCGTCTGGTGTCGGATGTGTTGGCTGCGATGCAGAGCGGAGCGTATCTGTGA
- a CDS encoding RES family NAD+ phosphorylase, translating into MTRLAWRIATDTPDYSAEDMSGEGAKRTGGRWNRRGGAMLYSAESRALACLETLAHLGAGGLPLNRYLVRLEIPDAVWARAERVSPDDSALVGWDALPAGRVSLDYGDGWLRESRSALLLVPSIIVAEESNILINPAHPDAAAICAVKVRKWQYDARLAV; encoded by the coding sequence GTGACGCGGCTGGCGTGGCGCATTGCCACGGATACGCCGGATTATTCAGCGGAGGACATGAGCGGAGAGGGCGCCAAGCGCACGGGCGGCCGTTGGAACCGCCGCGGCGGCGCCATGCTCTACAGCGCGGAAAGCCGAGCCTTGGCCTGCCTGGAAACCCTGGCGCATCTGGGGGCAGGCGGCTTGCCCTTGAATCGCTACCTGGTCCGGCTGGAGATTCCCGATGCGGTTTGGGCTCGCGCAGAGCGGGTTTCTCCAGATGATTCCGCGCTGGTGGGCTGGGATGCGCTGCCGGCGGGCCGCGTCAGTCTGGATTATGGCGATGGCTGGCTGCGCGAGTCGCGGTCCGCCCTGCTGCTGGTTCCATCCATCATCGTGGCGGAAGAGTCGAATATCCTGATCAATCCGGCGCATCCGGATGCCGCCGCTATTTGCGCCGTCAAAGTGCGGAAGTGGCAGTACGATGCTCGTCTGGCTGTTTAG
- a CDS encoding zinc-binding dehydrogenase: MRAIVRQQYGGPEHLHIQDLPQPIAKTGEVLIRVRAFGLNRAEQYFRQGLWGEVAAISGIECAGEVEYDPSGRLQPGQKVIALMGGMGRSRNGSYAEWVSAPAGNVVPIRTKLDWAHLAALPESYATAWTCLHDNLALQAGDTLLIRGALSALGQAALQLAKQRGAKVIATVRHESRLTAAQGLGADEAWIESPSLFDATSANGAQSVDKVLDLVGTSTLLDSLRLAKRNGRVCMAGFLGGHAPLADFDPMVHLPSGRHLSFFASALVFGSEEYPLGDIPFQQIIDWAESGAIQAKPVRVFPFEEIQAAHRLLDAQTAGGKIVVMGGA; the protein is encoded by the coding sequence ATGCGCGCAATCGTGAGACAACAGTACGGCGGACCAGAGCACTTGCATATCCAAGACCTTCCCCAGCCTATCGCCAAAACGGGCGAAGTGCTGATAAGGGTACGCGCCTTCGGCCTGAACCGGGCGGAACAGTATTTCCGCCAGGGCTTGTGGGGAGAAGTGGCCGCCATCTCCGGCATCGAATGCGCGGGAGAGGTGGAATATGATCCCAGCGGACGATTGCAGCCGGGACAAAAAGTCATCGCCTTGATGGGGGGCATGGGCCGCAGCCGCAATGGCAGCTACGCGGAATGGGTCAGCGCGCCAGCCGGCAATGTCGTGCCGATCCGCACCAAATTGGACTGGGCCCATCTGGCGGCGCTGCCCGAGTCCTACGCCACCGCCTGGACTTGTCTCCATGACAATCTGGCGCTGCAAGCCGGCGATACTCTGCTGATCCGCGGCGCGCTTTCCGCTCTGGGTCAAGCCGCGCTGCAGCTGGCCAAACAGCGCGGCGCCAAAGTCATCGCCACAGTCAGGCATGAATCCCGGTTGACGGCCGCGCAGGGCTTGGGCGCGGACGAAGCCTGGATCGAATCGCCTTCTTTATTCGACGCCACGTCAGCCAACGGCGCTCAAAGCGTGGACAAGGTACTCGATCTCGTCGGCACGTCCACCCTGCTGGACTCGCTGCGGCTGGCTAAACGAAACGGCCGCGTATGCATGGCTGGCTTTCTGGGCGGCCATGCGCCGCTGGCCGACTTCGACCCCATGGTCCATCTGCCCAGCGGCCGCCATCTGAGCTTTTTCGCCAGCGCGCTGGTTTTCGGCAGCGAAGAATATCCGCTCGGCGATATCCCGTTTCAGCAAATCATAGATTGGGCGGAAAGCGGCGCCATACAGGCGAAACCGGTTCGTGTTTTCCCGTTCGAGGAAATACAGGCGGCTCACCGCTTATTGGACGCGCAAACGGCAGGCGGAAAAATCGTCGTAATGGGCGGAGCCTAG
- a CDS encoding LysR family transcriptional regulator, with protein MDFTLHELACLDAVLSEGSFQAAAQKLHRSHPAIHSAIKHLEERLGLVLLDRTHYRVRLTLAGEAFHRHAQSLLEHAAGLSAVCEQLQRGEETDLRVVVGDLTPTREALGSLKRFFQNWPRTRLHLHFEVIGGPWERLLAEEADLIIHHIDKSDSRFEWVDLMPVEVVPVIAPSLLAGRSPLAMTREMMRAHVQVIIRDSARVPGRDYFLIRDAASWTVADQHTKKGLILEGMGWGHMPLHLVCDELASGALLSLEGQYFRRSRLDIVAARLSGRATGPVASALWAHLSGASD; from the coding sequence ATGGACTTTACATTACATGAGCTGGCCTGCCTGGACGCGGTGCTGAGCGAGGGAAGTTTTCAAGCGGCGGCGCAAAAGCTGCACCGCAGCCACCCCGCCATCCACTCGGCAATCAAACATCTGGAAGAGCGGCTTGGCCTGGTGCTGCTGGACCGTACCCACTATCGCGTTAGGCTGACGCTGGCAGGCGAGGCGTTTCATCGCCATGCCCAGTCGCTGCTGGAGCATGCGGCCGGTCTGAGCGCGGTGTGCGAACAACTGCAAAGAGGCGAAGAAACCGATTTGCGGGTGGTGGTGGGGGATTTGACGCCGACGAGGGAGGCTTTGGGTTCGCTGAAGCGTTTTTTTCAAAACTGGCCGCGCACGCGTCTGCATCTGCATTTCGAGGTGATAGGCGGTCCTTGGGAGCGCCTATTGGCGGAAGAGGCGGATCTGATCATTCATCATATCGATAAATCCGACTCCCGCTTCGAATGGGTGGATCTCATGCCGGTCGAGGTGGTGCCAGTGATCGCGCCCAGCTTGTTGGCTGGCCGATCGCCATTGGCGATGACGCGGGAAATGATGCGGGCGCATGTGCAGGTGATCATCCGCGACTCCGCCCGCGTTCCGGGGCGAGACTATTTCTTGATCCGGGATGCCGCCAGTTGGACCGTGGCGGATCAGCACACCAAGAAAGGTTTGATTCTGGAAGGCATGGGATGGGGCCATATGCCGCTGCATCTGGTTTGCGATGAGCTGGCCAGCGGCGCTTTGCTGTCATTGGAAGGTCAATATTTCCGCCGTTCCCGCCTGGATATTGTCGCGGCTAGGCTGAGCGGCAGGGCGACGGGGCCGGTGGCATCCGCCTTATGGGCGCACTTGTCTGGTGCGAGCGACTGA
- a CDS encoding thioredoxin family protein: MAKQIMIWGLALASSAVEADAGACRASAESDMARRVALLELYTSEGCSSCPPADAWLRGLSAAGWDGRKVAPLAFHVDYWDGLGWRDRFADPAYSQRQRWRAAQAGSDLVYTPQVLLNGRDWRAWGYDSLRASLPAGRSPVSLRLDIRAAGDGIDVDAVVKREASAPSLRLMLALYENGLQSQVAAGENAGRALRHAVVVRRLDGPYALSGAAALGRHLRFAAGQKVGQSGVVAWLEDESGQVWQAAMAACPGG; the protein is encoded by the coding sequence ATGGCGAAGCAAATCATGATTTGGGGCTTGGCGCTAGCCTCGAGCGCGGTGGAGGCGGATGCCGGCGCATGCCGTGCGTCGGCGGAGTCGGACATGGCAAGGCGCGTGGCCCTGCTGGAGCTGTATACCTCGGAAGGCTGCAGCAGCTGTCCGCCTGCCGATGCCTGGCTGCGCGGATTATCGGCTGCGGGATGGGATGGCCGGAAGGTGGCGCCGCTGGCTTTTCATGTCGATTATTGGGATGGCCTGGGCTGGCGCGACCGCTTTGCCGATCCGGCCTATTCGCAAAGACAGCGTTGGCGGGCGGCGCAGGCTGGCAGCGACCTGGTCTACACCCCGCAGGTATTGCTGAATGGCCGGGACTGGCGCGCCTGGGGATATGACAGCCTGCGCGCCTCATTGCCGGCAGGGCGTTCGCCCGTCTCGCTGCGCTTGGACATCCGCGCTGCAGGCGATGGCATTGATGTGGACGCGGTCGTGAAGCGCGAGGCATCGGCTCCATCCCTGCGTTTGATGCTGGCGCTGTATGAGAACGGTCTGCAAAGCCAGGTGGCGGCAGGAGAGAATGCCGGCCGCGCGTTGCGGCATGCCGTGGTGGTGCGCCGGCTGGATGGGCCTTATGCCTTGTCGGGGGCGGCGGCTCTGGGCCGGCATTTGCGTTTCGCTGCCGGGCAGAAGGTGGGGCAGAGCGGCGTCGTCGCCTGGCTTGAGGATGAAAGCGGTCAAGTCTGGCAGGCGGCGATGGCCGCTTGTCCAGGTGGCTGA
- a CDS encoding DUF3667 domain-containing protein, whose product MSAQKHSTAPSHCANCDQPIDNQYCPACGQKTHIEIPSLWEFIHEYLHHYVSLEGALTRSLLKLLFLPGSLTEEFLKGRRQRYVKPFQLYLSISFIFFVLLGLLQGPIVTLDSPGKRAGEHVATQASTMPPAKASDADRDWLVADADRGAVQITQTGNAQADRWLQRWSEHLGHTLKAFREQPEQANAELMHSLLGHAPYALFCLMPLFAILLLLTYIGRHRVYGMHLVFTLHLHAWLFLVLCLGFVWPAGCGLLFFFGTPVYLWLGLRRVYGGGGFSTAMRTLLLLFCYSCLALIGMLLLLLLSL is encoded by the coding sequence ATGAGCGCTCAAAAACACTCGACAGCTCCCAGCCATTGCGCCAATTGCGATCAGCCGATCGACAATCAGTATTGCCCGGCATGCGGCCAGAAAACCCATATCGAGATCCCCTCGCTATGGGAATTCATCCATGAATATCTGCACCACTATGTCAGCCTGGAAGGCGCGTTGACGCGCAGTCTGCTCAAGCTCTTGTTTTTGCCGGGCAGCCTGACGGAAGAGTTTTTGAAAGGCAGGCGGCAACGATACGTCAAACCCTTTCAGCTGTATCTCAGCATCAGTTTCATTTTCTTCGTGTTGCTTGGCTTGCTGCAGGGCCCTATTGTTACGCTGGACTCTCCCGGCAAGCGCGCCGGCGAGCATGTCGCCACCCAGGCATCCACTATGCCCCCCGCGAAAGCCAGCGATGCCGATCGCGATTGGTTGGTGGCCGATGCCGACCGCGGCGCCGTGCAAATCACCCAAACCGGCAATGCGCAAGCTGACCGGTGGTTGCAGCGTTGGAGCGAGCATCTGGGGCATACGCTCAAGGCGTTTCGCGAACAGCCGGAACAGGCCAATGCCGAGTTGATGCATTCGCTGCTTGGCCATGCGCCATATGCCTTGTTCTGTCTGATGCCCTTGTTCGCCATCTTGCTATTGTTGACCTATATCGGCCGGCATCGGGTGTACGGCATGCATCTGGTGTTCACGCTGCATTTGCACGCCTGGCTGTTTTTGGTGCTGTGCCTGGGGTTTGTCTGGCCCGCGGGGTGCGGCCTGCTGTTTTTCTTCGGCACGCCCGTCTATCTATGGCTGGGTTTGCGCCGAGTGTATGGTGGAGGCGGTTTTTCGACGGCCATGCGCACGCTGCTGCTGCTGTTTTGCTATAGCTGCCTGGCGCTGATCGGCATGCTGTTGCTGTTGCTGCTGTCTTTGTAA
- a CDS encoding GntR family transcriptional regulator, which translates to MSLSEKEPVGASATLSSKVFNALRRDILLGVYKPGQKLLLNELKARYEVGGSPIREALLQLSWHKYVVMEPQRGFWVAPISLDELRDILFVRRALAEQAVRRSLEQGDEAWELAVLSSYHRLSRMDLANPAVDLQDWADRHMAFHLAIINGGHSPLIIDLMESLYNRLERYRHIWFDPSLPSGLRYSDEGEHQAIMQAVLARDVARTMELLDQHYSHIMTVAEGLTAESFPKQASQAV; encoded by the coding sequence ATGTCCCTGTCGGAGAAAGAGCCGGTCGGTGCCAGCGCAACCTTGTCCAGCAAAGTTTTCAACGCCCTGCGGAGGGACATTCTGCTGGGGGTGTACAAGCCTGGACAGAAGCTGTTGCTCAATGAGTTGAAGGCGCGTTACGAGGTGGGCGGCTCGCCCATCCGCGAGGCCTTGCTGCAATTGTCCTGGCACAAATACGTGGTGATGGAGCCGCAGCGCGGTTTCTGGGTGGCGCCGATTTCCCTCGACGAGCTGCGCGACATCCTGTTCGTGCGTCGCGCGCTGGCGGAGCAGGCGGTGCGGCGCTCGCTGGAGCAGGGGGACGAGGCCTGGGAGTTGGCCGTGCTGTCCAGCTATCACCGCCTCAGCCGGATGGATCTGGCCAATCCGGCGGTGGATTTGCAGGATTGGGCGGATCGTCATATGGCTTTCCACCTGGCCATCATCAATGGCGGCCATTCGCCGCTGATCATCGATCTGATGGAGTCCTTGTACAACCGTCTGGAGCGCTATCGCCACATCTGGTTCGATCCGTCCTTGCCCAGCGGGCTGCGTTATAGCGACGAAGGCGAGCATCAGGCCATCATGCAGGCGGTGCTGGCCCGCGACGTGGCGCGGACCATGGAGCTGCTGGATCAGCACTATTCTCATATCATGACCGTGGCGGAAGGGCTGACCGCGGAGTCTTTTCCCAAGCAGGCCAGTCAGGCCGTTTAG
- the tyrS gene encoding tyrosine--tRNA ligase, with amino-acid sequence MQARGLISQVTDAAALDELLSREHITLYCGFDPTADSLHLGHLVPLLLLKRFQMDGHRPIALVGGATGMIGDPSFKASERKLNTPDVVAGWVDKIRHQVEPFLSFDGDNAARMANNYDWFGQMTVLDFLRDIGKHFSVNAMIKKESVQQRINRDDVGISFTEFSYSLLQGHDFVELNRQHGCRLQIGGSDQWGNITAGIDLVRRVNQVQAFGLTMPLITNSDGTKFGKSEGNAVWLDPSKCSPYKFYQFWLNAADADVYRFLRYFTFLSNEAIDAIEAADRARDGKPEGQRILAEEVTRLVHGETALAAAQRITECLFANDIAKLSAEDFAQLAQDGLPHHACASGELALPDALLACGLAASKTEARTFIQSGAVAVNGVKAEQIEDKLSRDGSLFGAYTLIKRGKKQYALLVWPR; translated from the coding sequence ATGCAAGCGCGGGGCCTGATTTCCCAGGTGACCGACGCCGCCGCTTTGGACGAGCTGCTTTCCCGCGAACACATCACCCTGTACTGCGGTTTTGACCCCACCGCCGACAGCCTGCACCTGGGCCACCTGGTGCCGCTGCTCTTGCTCAAGCGCTTCCAGATGGACGGCCATCGCCCCATCGCGCTGGTCGGCGGCGCCACCGGCATGATAGGCGACCCCAGCTTCAAGGCCAGCGAGCGCAAGCTGAACACGCCCGACGTGGTGGCCGGCTGGGTGGATAAAATCCGCCACCAAGTGGAGCCCTTCCTGTCTTTCGACGGCGACAACGCCGCGCGCATGGCCAATAACTACGACTGGTTCGGCCAGATGACCGTGCTCGATTTCCTGCGCGACATCGGCAAGCATTTCTCGGTCAACGCCATGATCAAGAAGGAGTCGGTGCAGCAGCGCATCAACCGCGACGACGTGGGCATTTCCTTCACCGAGTTTTCCTACAGCCTGCTGCAGGGCCATGACTTCGTCGAACTGAACCGCCAGCACGGCTGCCGGCTGCAGATCGGCGGCTCGGACCAGTGGGGCAACATCACCGCCGGCATCGACCTGGTGCGCCGCGTCAACCAGGTTCAGGCTTTCGGCCTGACCATGCCGCTGATCACCAATAGCGACGGCACCAAGTTCGGCAAGAGCGAAGGCAATGCGGTATGGCTGGACCCGAGCAAGTGCTCGCCCTACAAGTTCTACCAGTTCTGGCTGAACGCGGCCGACGCCGATGTTTACCGCTTCCTGCGCTACTTCACCTTCCTGTCCAATGAGGCCATCGACGCCATCGAGGCGGCCGACCGCGCCCGCGACGGCAAACCGGAAGGCCAGCGCATCCTGGCCGAAGAGGTGACGCGGCTGGTGCATGGCGAAACGGCGCTCGCCGCCGCGCAGCGCATCACCGAATGCCTGTTCGCCAACGACATCGCCAAGCTGTCGGCCGAAGACTTCGCCCAATTGGCGCAAGACGGCCTGCCCCACCACGCTTGCGCAAGCGGCGAGTTGGCGCTGCCGGACGCGCTGCTGGCTTGCGGCCTGGCGGCCTCCAAAACCGAAGCGCGCACCTTTATTCAAAGCGGCGCGGTGGCGGTCAACGGCGTCAAGGCCGAGCAGATAGAAGACAAGCTGAGCCGGGACGGCAGCCTGTTCGGCGCTTATACGCTGATCAAGCGCGGCAAGAAGCAGTACGCCTTGTTAGTATGGCCTCGCTAA
- a CDS encoding amino acid permease translates to MQVNFKALGATLLISGTMLGAGMLALPLVSAGMGFGFASLTLLLIWALMTYTGLMLLEVCLAFPEGSGFDVIAKTLFGPKGLYVINASLLLLLYALSSAYISGGGSTYESNLHHYLGLSLPPKLVSLGFTVLIGLIVFASTTAVDKVNRLLFSLNILIFLALSLSIQPYVASGNLSNGGDSAKYMLAAIPMFLTAFGFHGSVPSMVKYLGADKPRLLRNVFIAGSLIPLAVYTLWVFNTLGALPRFGDHSFQAISAHKGSVGMFLDEFHALVQNPQVPTLLSAFSSIALFTSYLCVSLGLFDAMASTLRRGDAARERLQTALVTYLPPLIFALFFPKGFVTALGAAAIFLTILAVLFPVSALIKLRGQDDYSPAYRVSGGGALHWAIGGAGLLIILFQILVMQGRLPVF, encoded by the coding sequence ATGCAAGTCAATTTCAAGGCGCTGGGCGCCACCTTGCTGATTTCCGGCACCATGCTTGGCGCCGGCATGTTGGCGCTGCCGCTGGTTTCCGCCGGCATGGGCTTCGGCTTCGCCAGCCTGACCCTGCTGCTGATCTGGGCGCTGATGACCTATACCGGCCTGATGCTGCTGGAAGTGTGCCTGGCCTTCCCCGAAGGCAGCGGTTTCGACGTCATCGCCAAGACCCTGTTCGGCCCCAAGGGCCTGTATGTCATCAACGCCAGCCTGTTGCTGCTGCTGTACGCGCTGTCTTCCGCCTATATCTCCGGCGGCGGCTCCACTTACGAATCCAATCTGCACCATTATCTGGGCCTGTCGCTGCCGCCCAAGCTGGTTTCGCTGGGCTTCACCGTGCTGATCGGCCTGATCGTCTTCGCCAGCACCACGGCGGTGGACAAGGTCAACCGCCTGCTGTTCAGCCTGAACATCCTGATTTTCCTGGCGCTGAGCCTGTCCATCCAGCCCTATGTGGCCAGCGGCAATCTCAGCAACGGCGGCGATTCGGCCAAATACATGCTGGCCGCCATCCCGATGTTCCTCACCGCCTTCGGCTTTCACGGCAGCGTGCCCAGCATGGTCAAATACCTGGGCGCCGACAAGCCGCGCCTGCTGCGCAATGTGTTCATCGCCGGCAGCCTGATTCCGCTCGCCGTCTATACCCTGTGGGTGTTCAATACCCTGGGCGCCCTGCCGCGCTTCGGCGACCACAGTTTTCAGGCCATTTCGGCGCATAAGGGCTCGGTGGGCATGTTCCTGGACGAATTCCACGCGCTGGTGCAAAACCCGCAAGTGCCTACGCTGCTGTCGGCGTTTTCGTCGATCGCGCTGTTCACCTCTTATTTATGCGTGTCGCTGGGCTTGTTCGACGCCATGGCCAGCACGCTGCGCCGCGGCGACGCCGCCCGCGAGCGGCTGCAGACCGCGCTGGTGACCTATCTGCCGCCGCTGATCTTCGCGCTGTTCTTCCCCAAGGGCTTTGTGACGGCGCTGGGCGCGGCCGCGATTTTCCTGACCATTCTGGCGGTGCTGTTCCCGGTGTCCGCGTTGATCAAGCTGCGCGGCCAGGACGATTACAGCCCGGCCTACCGGGTCAGCGGCGGCGGCGCGCTGCACTGGGCGATAGGCGGCGCCGGCCTGCTGATCATCCTGTTCCAGATTCTGGTGATGCAAGGCCGTCTGCCAGTGTTCTAA
- a CDS encoding pyridoxal-dependent decarboxylase — protein MTSKQNTGLNVDALFLGPKSENRVFFKEMMEYAVTEHLHWRADFHPEDPALVSPVEQHATDFRQTLYRTEGILRQLSSKLKNTSVPWFSPRYLGHMNADTLMVSNLAYVMTMMYNPNNCAHEASPTTTELEVEAGLDLCRMFGYDVKRAWGHITSGGTVANYEGMWVARNLKTMPLAIAQHDKARDLVAGKSEKELLNMAPSAVLDLTDELKKRGIFEEIRALSCRGVGIKQGSLGKILVPQSKHYSWMKAMDVLGIGQEHVVPLPVDENYRTDVAKMREITFKLIEEGQPILAMVSVVGTTEEGSIDHVDEVIKLRAECEQKHGVSFYVHVDAAYGGYVRAMFLDENDQFMDYDKLVARYRAEDIIPEGVTWPKRAVYEGFKAMAEADSITVDPHKVGYIQYAAGAVCMKDKRIVDLISYHAAYVFEEVDEEAGADTKVVLGSSIMEGSKAGATAAAVWAAHRLVPLNISGYGKVIGRGIVTGDWFAQRLACARPLTVGKRQFEVRPIMHPDFHMVNFTFKEIGNDRLEDHNRLNKKMYEICSYASGRTYTNDFLTSSTSLTVEEYGDTPWHYVQGRGFSREEWDKVASVYILRAAVMTHFLRKAEDFDAYWEQLQDVFTAKLAQIVDMEDKEKPAAPARIAA, from the coding sequence ATGACTAGCAAGCAAAATACCGGACTGAACGTCGACGCCCTGTTCCTGGGCCCCAAATCCGAAAACCGCGTGTTCTTCAAGGAAATGATGGAATACGCCGTGACCGAGCACCTGCACTGGCGCGCCGACTTCCACCCGGAAGACCCGGCCCTGGTGAGCCCGGTCGAGCAGCACGCCACCGACTTCCGCCAAACGCTGTACCGCACCGAAGGCATCCTGCGCCAGCTGTCGTCCAAGCTGAAGAACACCTCGGTGCCCTGGTTCTCGCCGCGCTACCTCGGCCATATGAACGCCGACACGCTGATGGTTTCCAACCTGGCGTACGTGATGACCATGATGTACAACCCGAACAACTGCGCCCACGAAGCTTCGCCGACCACCACCGAACTGGAAGTGGAAGCCGGCCTCGACCTGTGCCGCATGTTCGGCTATGACGTCAAGCGCGCCTGGGGCCACATCACCTCCGGCGGCACCGTGGCCAACTACGAAGGCATGTGGGTGGCCCGCAATCTGAAGACCATGCCGCTGGCCATCGCCCAGCACGACAAGGCCCGCGACCTGGTGGCCGGCAAGAGCGAAAAAGAGCTGCTGAACATGGCGCCGTCCGCCGTGCTCGACCTGACCGACGAATTGAAAAAGCGCGGCATCTTCGAGGAAATCCGCGCGCTGTCCTGCCGCGGCGTGGGCATCAAGCAAGGCTCGCTGGGCAAGATCCTGGTGCCGCAATCCAAGCACTACTCGTGGATGAAGGCGATGGACGTGCTGGGCATCGGCCAGGAACACGTAGTGCCGCTGCCGGTGGACGAGAACTACCGCACCGACGTGGCCAAGATGCGCGAGATCACCTTCAAGCTGATCGAAGAAGGCCAGCCCATCCTGGCGATGGTGTCGGTCGTCGGCACCACCGAAGAAGGCTCGATCGACCATGTCGACGAAGTGATCAAGCTGCGCGCCGAGTGCGAACAGAAACACGGCGTGTCCTTCTACGTGCATGTCGACGCGGCTTACGGCGGCTATGTGCGCGCCATGTTCCTGGACGAAAACGACCAGTTCATGGACTACGACAAGCTGGTGGCCCGCTACCGCGCCGAAGACATCATCCCGGAAGGCGTGACTTGGCCGAAGCGCGCGGTGTACGAAGGCTTCAAGGCCATGGCCGAAGCCGACTCCATCACCGTCGACCCGCACAAGGTGGGCTACATCCAGTACGCCGCCGGCGCGGTGTGCATGAAGGACAAGCGCATTGTCGACCTGATCTCCTACCACGCCGCCTATGTGTTCGAAGAAGTGGATGAAGAAGCCGGCGCCGACACCAAGGTGGTGCTGGGCTCCTCCATCATGGAAGGCTCCAAGGCCGGCGCCACCGCCGCCGCCGTCTGGGCCGCCCACCGCCTGGTGCCGCTCAATATCTCCGGCTACGGCAAGGTGATCGGCCGCGGCATCGTCACTGGCGATTGGTTCGCCCAGCGCCTGGCCTGCGCCCGCCCGCTGACGGTCGGCAAGCGCCAGTTCGAAGTGCGCCCCATCATGCATCCGGACTTCCATATGGTGAACTTCACCTTCAAGGAAATCGGCAACGACCGCCTGGAAGACCACAACCGCCTGAACAAGAAGATGTACGAGATCTGCTCCTACGCTTCGGGCCGCACCTACACCAACGACTTCCTGACCTCGTCCACCTCGCTGACGGTGGAAGAGTACGGCGACACCCCGTGGCACTACGTGCAAGGCCGCGGCTTCAGCCGCGAGGAATGGGACAAGGTGGCCAGCGTCTACATTCTGCGCGCCGCGGTGATGACCCACTTCCTGCGCAAGGCCGAAGACTTCGACGCCTACTGGGAACAATTGCAGGACGTGTTCACCGCCAAGCTGGCCCAGATCGTCGACATGGAAGATAAGGAAAAGCCGGCCGCGCCCGCCCGCATCGCCGCTTAA